One window of the Onychostoma macrolepis isolate SWU-2019 chromosome 21, ASM1243209v1, whole genome shotgun sequence genome contains the following:
- the fgf1b gene encoding fibroblast growth factor 1b, whose translation MTERDITAFTLLPTTSEQKDPKHNSLQKLYCRNGGYHLRIQPNGTVDASRQENDVYTLLKVKAVKAGLVAIRGHETGLYLAMDKYGKLYGTVMLNDECYFIEKIEENHYNTYRSQRYQENGDWYVGIRKNGWAKNGSKTHKGQNAIYFLPIPVDGSIQ comes from the exons ATGACCGAGCGGGATATCACCGCTTTCACACTCCTACCGACCACCTCCGAGCAGAAAGATCCCAAACATAACTCTCTGCAAAAACTTTACTGCAGGAATGGAGGATACCATCTCCGGATCCAACCTAACGGGACTGTGGACGCGAGTCGACAAGAGAACGACGTTTACA CTCTTTTAAAGGTGAAAGCAGTGAAAGCAGGATTAGTGGCCATTAGGGGTCATGAGACTGGACTATACCTGGCAATGGACAAATATGGAAAACTTTATGGCACT gTCATGCTGAACGATGAGTGTTACTTCATTGAGAAGATAGAGGAGAACCACTACAACACATACCGCTCACAGAGGTATCAGGAGAACGGAGACTGGTACGTGGGGATCAGAAAGAACGGATGGGCGAAAAACGgctccaaaacacacaaggGCCAAAATGCAATCTACTTCCTGCCAATTCCAGTGGATGGCAGCATACAGTAA